A stretch of Campylobacter gracilis DNA encodes these proteins:
- a CDS encoding triose-phosphate isomerase codes for MILAANLKCNHTRASFERYAKALDEGLAGGISREDEILVFPPASAFCAKVKNFTQGAQNFYPAAHGSFTGEVGGDMLAEFDIKTVLIGHSERRAILGESAELIREKFGFAAARGWRIVFCIGEDEAAFAQDRSEEFVAAQLEGIDLKYPSLVLAYEPVWAIGTGRSAQCQQIERMLNFLRAKSSAPLLYGGSVNVANIGGIAGIASCAGVLVGTASWDASKFLELIRVVSHRYTSLP; via the coding sequence ATGATACTGGCAGCAAATCTTAAATGCAACCATACTCGCGCTAGCTTTGAGCGGTATGCTAAAGCTTTAGATGAAGGCTTAGCGGGCGGAATTTCGCGCGAGGATGAAATTTTGGTTTTTCCTCCTGCTAGCGCATTTTGCGCGAAGGTGAAAAATTTCACCCAAGGCGCACAAAATTTCTATCCCGCCGCGCACGGCAGCTTTACGGGCGAGGTCGGCGGCGATATGCTTGCGGAATTCGACATCAAAACCGTTCTTATCGGACACAGCGAGCGGCGCGCTATTTTGGGCGAGAGCGCGGAGCTGATAAGAGAGAAATTCGGTTTTGCTGCGGCACGTGGCTGGCGCATCGTCTTTTGTATCGGCGAAGACGAGGCGGCATTTGCGCAAGATCGTAGCGAGGAGTTTGTGGCGGCACAGCTTGAGGGTATCGATCTAAAATATCCGAGCTTAGTACTGGCCTACGAGCCCGTCTGGGCGATCGGCACGGGCAGAAGCGCGCAGTGCCAGCAGATCGAAAGGATGCTAAATTTCTTGCGCGCTAAAAGCTCTGCGCCGCTACTTTACGGAGGCAGCGTAAACGTCGCAAATATCGGCGGGATAGCGGGCATAGCAAGCTGTGCCGGAGTATTAGTGGGGACGGCGAGCTGGGATGCGTCGAAGTTTTTGGAGCTTATACGCGTTGTCTCGCATCGCTATACTTCGTTGCCTTAA
- a CDS encoding phosphoglycerate kinase — protein sequence MGEILSIKDLKFKDGARVFIRCDFNVPMDEFCNITDDRRIRSSIPTIKYCLDEGCAVILASHLGRPKNGYEERLSLKPVVKRLSRLLEREIKFVSDVAGEEAGAAVNSLKKGEVLLLDNLRFEKGESKNDEALAKRLASYAEFYINDAFGVCHRAHASVEAITKFYDEAHKAAGFLLLKEIKFAKDLIKDPARPFVAVTGGSKVSGKLQALKNLLPKVDKLIIGGGMAFTFLKAVGYDIGKSLLEEDLIEEAKNILRNARELGVKIYIPVDAVAAPQCSQDAVTKKVTVQEIPSDWMGLDIGPATVALFKEALDDAQTIWWNGPMGVFEIDKFARGSLHISHTIADSDATTVVGGGDTADVVERAGNADDMTFISTGGGASLELIEGKELPGVRVLTAKTELR from the coding sequence ATGGGCGAAATTCTTTCGATTAAAGATTTGAAATTTAAAGACGGCGCGCGCGTTTTTATCAGGTGTGATTTTAACGTGCCGATGGATGAGTTTTGCAATATTACGGACGATCGTCGCATCCGTTCGTCTATCCCTACTATCAAATATTGCTTAGACGAGGGCTGCGCGGTAATTTTAGCCAGCCACTTAGGACGCCCGAAAAACGGATACGAAGAAAGACTTAGCCTAAAGCCTGTGGTAAAGAGGCTATCTAGGCTTTTGGAGCGCGAGATAAAATTTGTCTCCGACGTCGCGGGCGAGGAGGCAGGAGCTGCGGTAAATTCGCTTAAAAAGGGCGAAGTGCTTTTGCTAGATAATCTGCGCTTTGAAAAGGGCGAGAGCAAAAACGACGAAGCATTAGCTAAGAGGCTCGCAAGCTACGCGGAATTTTATATCAACGACGCTTTTGGCGTATGCCACCGCGCGCATGCTTCGGTAGAGGCGATTACGAAATTCTACGATGAGGCGCACAAGGCGGCGGGATTTTTGCTGCTAAAAGAGATAAAATTTGCCAAAGACCTTATTAAAGATCCTGCGCGTCCTTTTGTAGCCGTAACGGGCGGCAGCAAAGTAAGCGGCAAGCTTCAGGCGCTTAAAAATTTACTTCCTAAAGTCGATAAGCTCATCATCGGAGGCGGCATGGCATTTACCTTTTTAAAAGCCGTCGGATATGACATCGGCAAATCTTTGCTCGAAGAGGATCTAATCGAGGAAGCAAAAAATATTCTCCGCAATGCTCGCGAGCTTGGGGTTAAAATTTACATCCCCGTCGATGCCGTCGCAGCTCCGCAATGCTCGCAAGATGCCGTTACAAAAAAGGTTACCGTCCAAGAAATTCCAAGCGATTGGATGGGGCTAGATATCGGACCTGCAACCGTAGCGCTTTTTAAAGAAGCCCTAGACGATGCGCAAACGATCTGGTGGAACGGACCGATGGGAGTTTTTGAGATCGATAAATTCGCTCGCGGTAGTCTGCATATATCGCACACGATCGCAGATAGCGACGCCACAACCGTAGTGGGCGGCGGTGATACTGCAGATGTCGTCGAACGCGCGGGCAACGCTGATGATATGACTTTTATTTCTACCGGAGGCGGCGCGAGCTTAGAACTCATCGAAGGCAAGGAGCTGCCGGGCGTGCGAGTGCTTACTGCTAAAACGGAGCTGCGATGA
- a CDS encoding 3'-5' exonuclease gives MKKDYICVFDCETIPDVAALVRVLDEDAIADCFEPFDKKSFAKLLDAQLSQKIGGEKQNASLNFAVNSAEQNFKIENSEQNSALQSFTQQDVALQSFASENSAENPTHGNFTSENSMSQNTAPKNSALLNLTYDDTSPQSSAAQGAAVENSTLRSSAPQNFAAESFASRSSASQSSKSENLALNSAQDPASNALNFKIYGEQPIFNADKSKILNHKLLSLRAMEIFKEKTGSEFLPVCFHRVVSISAVMADGFGRFLRVSTLDGENERDKIAKFLAFIEDFNPRLVSFNGRGFDLPMIMARAMCYDLSAAAYFETNDRDNNKSKWENYRSRYDGRFHLDLLDHISDFGAVRGLKLDHVCASVGLPGKYDVHGDQVLQLYYSGEQAKIDEYCRSDVLNTYWLFLKYELLRGKITKDDYLNYIAVMGEFLQKECAGMSYTPVFCDFIERELAAYAK, from the coding sequence ATGAAAAAGGATTATATCTGCGTATTCGACTGCGAGACGATCCCCGACGTAGCGGCGCTGGTGCGGGTACTGGATGAGGATGCGATCGCGGACTGCTTCGAGCCTTTCGATAAAAAAAGCTTCGCAAAGCTTCTTGACGCGCAGCTCTCGCAAAAGATCGGCGGCGAGAAACAAAACGCGTCTTTAAATTTTGCTGTAAATTCGGCGGAGCAGAATTTTAAAATAGAAAATTCCGAGCAAAATTCCGCACTGCAAAGCTTTACGCAGCAAGACGTTGCGCTTCAAAGCTTCGCGAGTGAAAATTCCGCTGAAAATCCAACGCATGGAAATTTTACGAGCGAAAATTCCATGTCGCAAAATACAGCGCCCAAAAATTCCGCGTTGCTAAATTTAACCTACGACGATACCTCGCCTCAAAGCTCCGCGGCACAGGGCGCTGCGGTAGAAAATTCTACGCTCCGAAGCTCTGCGCCTCAGAATTTCGCGGCGGAAAGTTTTGCGTCCCGAAGCTCCGCATCCCAAAGCTCAAAGAGCGAAAATCTCGCTTTAAATTCCGCGCAAGATCCCGCGTCAAACGCGCTAAATTTTAAAATTTACGGCGAGCAGCCGATCTTTAACGCGGATAAAAGCAAAATTTTAAACCACAAATTGCTCTCGCTTAGGGCGATGGAGATTTTCAAAGAAAAAACCGGTAGCGAATTCCTGCCCGTTTGCTTCCACCGCGTCGTTAGCATTAGCGCTGTGATGGCGGACGGATTCGGCAGATTTTTGCGCGTCTCGACGCTTGATGGCGAGAACGAGCGCGATAAAATCGCAAAATTCCTAGCCTTCATCGAGGATTTTAATCCGCGGCTCGTAAGCTTCAACGGGCGTGGGTTCGATCTGCCGATGATTATGGCGCGCGCGATGTGTTACGATCTAAGCGCCGCGGCGTATTTTGAGACGAACGATCGCGATAATAACAAGAGCAAATGGGAGAACTACCGCAGCCGCTACGACGGGCGGTTTCATCTGGATCTGCTCGATCACATCAGCGATTTTGGCGCTGTGCGCGGGCTCAAGCTTGATCATGTCTGCGCCAGCGTGGGCCTTCCCGGCAAATACGACGTGCATGGCGATCAGGTCCTACAGCTGTATTACAGCGGCGAGCAGGCCAAGATCGACGAGTACTGCAGATCCGACGTGCTCAACACCTATTGGCTGTTTTTGAAATACGAGCTTTTGCGCGGTAAGATCACCAAGGACGACTATCTGAATTACATCGCGGTGATGGGAGAATTTTTGCAAAAAGAGTGCGCGGGCATG
- a CDS encoding 5-formyltetrahydrofolate cyclo-ligase — translation MQKNEFRAICKSRLKSHTARAARCEHYALLWRLERLIKFLKARKILIFLPMSYEPNVLILRKKLSKSCEFYVPFMVDISLKMVRLRQPFKISRFGLRQTLPQNGYFKKVDLAVVPAIGVDGAMARIGHGKGFYDMFFSGLKLKPAIAFVSIKDCFCSEILSLDHDVKGDFYITPSQNYLKRGKYDRDFNRLVRSCGGRWHRILSS, via the coding sequence ATGCAAAAGAATGAATTTAGAGCAATTTGCAAATCGCGTCTAAAATCTCACACCGCGCGAGCGGCTAGATGCGAGCATTACGCACTTTTATGGCGGCTTGAGCGGCTGATAAAATTTTTAAAAGCGCGTAAAATTTTAATATTTTTGCCGATGAGTTACGAGCCGAACGTTTTGATTTTAAGAAAAAAGCTATCAAAAAGCTGCGAATTTTACGTTCCGTTTATGGTGGATATTAGTTTAAAAATGGTAAGATTGCGCCAGCCTTTTAAAATTTCGCGCTTTGGATTGCGACAGACGCTTCCGCAAAACGGGTATTTTAAAAAGGTCGATCTAGCCGTGGTTCCAGCTATCGGAGTGGATGGCGCAATGGCTAGAATAGGACATGGGAAAGGATTTTACGATATGTTTTTTTCAGGTCTGAAGCTTAAGCCCGCAATCGCGTTCGTGAGTATAAAAGACTGCTTTTGCAGCGAAATTTTATCGCTTGATCACGACGTAAAGGGCGATTTTTACATAACTCCGAGCCAAAATTACCTAAAAAGAGGAAAGTATGATAGAGATTTTAATCGCCTTGTGCGCTCTTGCGGTGGGCGCTGGCATAGGATACTTAGTAGCTAG
- a CDS encoding lipid-binding SYLF domain-containing protein → MKKFIIALFLLFSAAFAEDELIIDSASAYSSVMRTNAQYKYLAQQARAIVIFPSVKKLGFIIGGMYGEGIIIYNNDGAHSVSGAEISSASVGLQIGYEDNYLVIFVMHDDVIQKMRNSQITLSGDATAVAGNYSADSGAIDVLNQDMYVFTNKGGLFAGVSLGGSVLETKNDRAFDPNTEGYALLMRVIGADE, encoded by the coding sequence ATGAAAAAATTTATAATCGCTTTATTTTTGCTTTTTAGCGCGGCGTTTGCCGAGGATGAGCTCATCATTGATAGTGCGAGCGCTTATTCGTCGGTGATGCGCACGAATGCGCAATACAAATACCTAGCGCAGCAAGCCCGCGCGATAGTGATATTTCCGAGCGTCAAGAAGCTAGGCTTCATCATAGGCGGAATGTATGGCGAGGGGATCATCATCTACAATAACGACGGCGCGCATAGCGTAAGCGGCGCTGAGATCAGCAGCGCCAGCGTGGGGCTTCAGATTGGCTACGAGGATAATTATCTAGTTATTTTCGTAATGCATGATGATGTGATCCAAAAAATGCGAAATTCCCAAATCACGCTCTCGGGCGATGCGACGGCGGTCGCCGGCAATTACAGCGCGGACTCGGGCGCCATAGACGTGTTAAATCAGGATATGTACGTCTTTACGAACAAGGGCGGGCTGTTTGCGGGCGTGAGCCTGGGCGGCTCGGTGCTGGAGACCAAAAATGACCGTGCTTTTGATCCAAATACCGAGGGCTATGCACTTTTGATGCGAGTAATCGGCGCAGATGAGTAA
- the fabI gene encoding enoyl-ACP reductase FabI has product MILKGKKGLIVGVANAKSIAYGIAEACHAQGAQMAFTYLNDALKKRVEPIAEEFGSKFVYELDVNNQAHLDGLADRIKADLGEIDFVVHAVAYAPKEALEGEFVNTTKEAFDIAMGTSVYSLLSLTRAVLPVLKEGGSVLTLTYLGGPKFVPHYNVMGVAKAALESSVRYLAHDLGARGIRVNAISAGPIKTLAASGIGDFRMILRYNEINAPLKRNVTTQDVGKSAMYLLSDLASGVTGEVHYVDCGYNIMGMGDVATDTEGKTILAWDAAKAE; this is encoded by the coding sequence ATGATTTTAAAAGGCAAAAAAGGCCTCATCGTCGGCGTCGCTAACGCCAAATCTATCGCTTACGGCATCGCCGAAGCTTGTCACGCCCAGGGTGCACAGATGGCGTTTACCTACCTAAACGACGCGCTGAAAAAACGCGTAGAGCCGATCGCTGAGGAGTTTGGGAGCAAATTCGTCTATGAGCTCGACGTAAATAACCAAGCTCACCTTGACGGTCTTGCGGATCGTATCAAAGCAGACCTTGGCGAGATTGATTTCGTCGTGCACGCGGTAGCCTACGCGCCAAAAGAAGCGCTAGAGGGCGAGTTTGTGAATACTACAAAAGAAGCCTTTGATATCGCGATGGGCACGAGCGTGTATTCGCTACTAAGCCTCACGCGCGCGGTGCTACCGGTGCTAAAAGAGGGTGGCTCGGTGCTCACGCTAACCTACCTCGGAGGGCCGAAATTCGTGCCTCACTACAACGTTATGGGTGTTGCAAAAGCGGCTCTTGAAAGTTCCGTGCGCTATCTCGCTCACGATCTTGGCGCGCGCGGTATCCGCGTAAATGCTATCAGCGCAGGCCCGATCAAAACGCTTGCCGCAAGCGGAATCGGCGACTTTAGGATGATTTTGCGCTACAACGAGATCAACGCGCCGCTAAAACGCAACGTCACGACGCAAGACGTCGGCAAAAGCGCGATGTATCTGCTCAGCGACCTTGCTAGTGGCGTGACCGGCGAGGTACACTACGTCGACTGCGGCTACAACATCATGGGCATGGGCGACGTGGCTACCGACACTGAGGGTAAGACGATTCTCGCGTGGGATGCGGCTAAGGCCGAATAA
- a CDS encoding TlpA family protein disulfide reductase gives MKFRFFLALFTAVLFLTGCGDDEDKKSSDTPTEANTTQPQSETEAVIQVDYTAPFTLQLSNGKILNMQKTKQGFRIDNNSTVTLFAFFTPWCDACAVQVSALNAAKQAYSGKLDIIGVMIGDASLDDAKNYASAHEVNYAIAYGEGTDFFTKALGGINEVPYMAIYDEKGEFSAQYFGLMPEEILMTELEKIF, from the coding sequence ATGAAATTTCGTTTTTTTCTAGCGCTTTTTACGGCTGTTTTATTTCTTACGGGTTGCGGCGATGATGAGGATAAAAAATCAAGCGATACCCCGACCGAGGCCAACACCACGCAGCCGCAGTCCGAAACCGAAGCCGTAATCCAGGTCGATTATACCGCTCCTTTTACACTTCAGCTAAGTAACGGCAAAATTTTAAATATGCAAAAGACAAAGCAGGGTTTTCGAATCGATAATAACTCCACCGTGACGCTATTTGCGTTTTTTACGCCGTGGTGCGACGCCTGCGCCGTGCAGGTAAGCGCACTAAATGCCGCCAAACAAGCCTACTCCGGCAAGCTTGACATAATCGGCGTAATGATCGGTGATGCGAGCTTAGACGATGCAAAAAATTACGCAAGCGCACACGAGGTAAATTATGCGATCGCTTACGGCGAAGGAACGGACTTTTTTACAAAGGCGCTAGGCGGCATAAACGAAGTGCCGTATATGGCGATATACGACGAAAAAGGCGAGTTTAGCGCGCAGTATTTCGGGCTGATGCCGGAAGAAATTTTAATGACCGAATTGGAGAAAATTTTCTGA
- the gap gene encoding type I glyceraldehyde-3-phosphate dehydrogenase: MAVKIAINGFGRIGRCAARIALSRDDVELVAINDTAKRELTRYLLQYDTVHGEFRKKVEILSDECIAVDGKKIRVYSTREPAELDFAGDGAEAVLECTGAFLTSEKCKPFIDNGIGVVVMSAPAKDDTPTFVIGVNEGAYAGQRVISNASCTTNGLAPIAKILDDELGIEKGLMTTIHAYTHGQSLVDVKAKDFRRSRAAALNIAPTTTGAAKAISKVLPQLSGKMHGQSVRVPVANVSMVDLTVLTRKQTSAEELNEIFRRYASKEMKGILLVDDDSRVSSDFCTSEYSSIVASDCTQVIDGNLIKVMSWYDNEWGYSERLIDLALYAAKRRK; encoded by the coding sequence ATGGCAGTAAAAATCGCAATTAACGGCTTTGGAAGGATCGGTAGGTGCGCGGCTAGAATTGCGCTAAGCAGGGACGATGTGGAGCTTGTGGCGATCAACGATACCGCTAAGCGCGAGCTTACGAGATACCTGCTTCAATACGACACGGTTCACGGCGAATTTCGTAAAAAAGTAGAAATTCTAAGCGACGAATGCATAGCCGTAGACGGCAAAAAGATCCGCGTCTATTCCACCAGAGAGCCTGCGGAGCTTGATTTTGCAGGCGATGGTGCAGAAGCTGTGCTTGAATGTACTGGTGCGTTTTTAACGAGCGAAAAATGTAAGCCGTTCATAGATAACGGTATCGGCGTAGTCGTAATGAGCGCGCCTGCCAAGGATGATACGCCTACTTTCGTAATCGGCGTTAATGAGGGCGCTTATGCAGGACAGCGCGTCATCTCAAACGCTAGCTGCACCACTAACGGCCTGGCTCCGATTGCAAAAATTTTAGACGATGAGCTTGGTATCGAAAAGGGTCTGATGACGACGATTCACGCCTATACACATGGACAGAGTCTAGTCGATGTAAAAGCCAAGGATTTTCGCCGTTCACGCGCCGCGGCTCTTAATATCGCTCCGACCACGACGGGTGCGGCAAAAGCGATTAGTAAGGTACTTCCGCAGCTAAGCGGTAAGATGCACGGACAATCGGTGCGCGTGCCGGTGGCTAACGTTTCGATGGTTGATCTAACGGTGCTAACGCGTAAACAGACGAGTGCTGAGGAGCTAAATGAAATTTTCCGCCGCTATGCCTCTAAAGAGATGAAAGGAATTTTGCTCGTAGACGACGATAGTCGCGTTAGCAGCGATTTTTGTACTTCAGAATACTCCAGCATCGTAGCTAGCGACTGCACGCAGGTAATTGACGGCAATCTGATAAAAGTGATGAGCTGGTACGACAACGAGTGGGGATATAGCGAGCGCCTCATCGATTTAGCCCTATATGCGGCAAAAAGAAGGAAATAA
- a CDS encoding barstar family protein — MSLNFKTRSTAKIIIDGAKIRRKDQIFALFAVALDFKPEYVANLDALYDALGERGGRILVVIKRGGILKLRLGKFYDILLDVLRSGEAKILIL, encoded by the coding sequence ATGAGTTTAAATTTTAAAACGCGCAGCACCGCAAAGATCATCATCGACGGCGCAAAGATTAGGCGCAAAGATCAAATTTTCGCACTGTTTGCCGTAGCGCTAGATTTTAAGCCCGAATACGTCGCAAATTTAGACGCGCTCTACGACGCGCTGGGCGAGCGAGGCGGACGGATCTTAGTCGTCATTAAAAGGGGCGGAATTTTAAAGCTAAGGCTGGGCAAATTTTATGATATTTTGCTGGATGTTTTGCGCAGCGGCGAGGCGAAAATTTTAATCTTATGA
- a CDS encoding ribonuclease domain-containing protein yields the protein MDCSAGFRRDSSGDRALFSLRDPQKRLAVAKKLIPLAIFAALLLALNFISNSRSPASKDERVFTSKTLDTASRKSGAQNSKSGTDRKISSSQNPASGADAKDERGAGSADGGVDLGDLKSHPRENEPTVTNPKNEADAHRRRSADYEASNSQNPAANSKNQLADEPCISRECVSAHIRRTGTLPQNFITKKQAGELGWQGGDLWRYARGKSIGGDRFGNFERRLPDKKGRIWRECDIEYRGGPRGAKRLIFSNDGLIFYTADHYESFERVQ from the coding sequence GTGGATTGCTCCGCTGGCTTTAGGCGCGATAGTAGCGGCGATCGTGCTCTATTTTCGCTTCGCGACCCGCAAAAGAGGCTAGCGGTGGCAAAAAAGCTGATCCCGCTCGCAATTTTTGCAGCACTTCTTTTGGCGTTAAATTTTATCTCCAATTCGCGCAGCCCCGCGTCTAAAGATGAGCGGGTTTTTACCTCCAAAACCCTGGATACCGCTTCTCGTAAAAGCGGCGCGCAAAATTCAAAAAGCGGCACCGATCGTAAAATTTCAAGCTCACAAAATCCTGCAAGCGGCGCCGACGCAAAAGATGAGCGCGGCGCAGGAAGCGCAGACGGCGGGGTAGACCTAGGAGATTTAAAATCTCATCCGCGAGAAAACGAGCCTACCGTGACAAATCCTAAAAATGAGGCGGACGCTCACAGGCGGCGCAGCGCAGATTATGAAGCTTCAAACTCGCAAAATCCCGCCGCAAATTCTAAAAATCAGCTCGCGGATGAGCCCTGCATAAGCAGGGAGTGCGTGAGCGCTCATATCCGCCGTACTGGCACTTTGCCGCAAAATTTTATCACGAAAAAGCAGGCCGGTGAGCTTGGCTGGCAGGGCGGTGATCTGTGGCGATACGCGCGCGGCAAGAGCATCGGCGGCGATCGCTTCGGCAATTTCGAGCGCAGGCTACCTGATAAAAAGGGGCGGATTTGGCGCGAATGCGACATCGAGTATCGCGGCGGCCCGCGCGGCGCAAAGCGGCTGATATTTTCAAACGACGGGCTGATCTTCTACACCGCCGATCATTACGAAAGCTTCGAGCGCGTGCAATGA
- the rny gene encoding ribonuclease Y has protein sequence MIEILIALCALAVGAGIGYLVARKINNANYDFFVEQAKAKAKAIEFEAEGILRNSKISVQEAEFEAKKKYEDKASKLQKEFNVKFDELGKKEHALLTEQEILKDSKKELESAKKEAKFLYEEGSNLKKSYEEKLAEALKVLERVAGFTQDEARAQVLKKVEEQSRTDIAHIVRKYEEEAKKEARKKANYILAQATSRFAGEFAAERLINVVNIKNDELKGRIIGKEGRNIKALEMTLGVDVIIDDTPNAIIVSSHNLYRRAIAVRVIETLIEDGRIQPARIEDIYKKVSDEFEASIAEEGENIVMDLGLSKIHPEILKLIGKLKFRASYGQNALAHSLEVAHLAGIIAAETGGDQKLAKRAGLLHDIGKALTHEYEGSHVDLGAEVCRRYKEHPVVINAIYAHHGHEEATSVESAAVCAADALSAARPGARREVLESYLKRVSDIEAIAMSKTGVKQAYAINAGREIRVIANAKLMNDDEAVLVAKEIASEIQDKVQFPGEIKVNVIRELRAVEIAK, from the coding sequence ATGATAGAGATTTTAATCGCCTTGTGCGCTCTTGCGGTGGGCGCTGGCATAGGATACTTAGTAGCTAGAAAGATTAATAACGCCAATTACGATTTCTTCGTCGAACAAGCCAAAGCTAAAGCCAAAGCGATAGAATTTGAAGCTGAGGGCATCTTGCGAAATTCTAAAATTTCGGTGCAGGAAGCGGAGTTTGAAGCTAAGAAAAAATACGAAGATAAGGCAAGCAAACTGCAGAAGGAATTTAACGTTAAATTTGACGAGCTCGGCAAAAAGGAGCACGCGCTTCTAACCGAGCAAGAAATTTTAAAAGACAGCAAAAAAGAGCTCGAAAGCGCCAAAAAAGAGGCGAAATTCCTCTACGAAGAGGGCTCAAATTTAAAGAAAAGCTATGAAGAGAAGCTAGCCGAAGCGCTTAAAGTTTTGGAGCGCGTGGCGGGCTTTACGCAGGATGAAGCGCGCGCGCAGGTACTTAAAAAGGTTGAGGAGCAAAGCCGCACCGACATCGCTCACATCGTGCGAAAATATGAAGAGGAAGCCAAAAAAGAGGCGCGAAAAAAGGCGAATTATATTTTGGCACAGGCTACGTCGCGCTTTGCGGGCGAATTTGCGGCAGAGCGACTTATCAATGTCGTAAATATCAAAAATGACGAGCTTAAAGGCCGCATCATCGGTAAAGAGGGGCGTAACATAAAGGCGCTTGAGATGACCCTGGGCGTGGACGTCATCATCGACGATACCCCAAATGCGATTATCGTAAGCTCTCACAATCTCTACCGCCGTGCCATCGCCGTTCGCGTCATCGAAACGCTTATCGAGGACGGCAGAATTCAACCTGCGCGCATCGAGGATATCTACAAAAAAGTAAGTGATGAATTTGAAGCTAGCATCGCCGAAGAGGGCGAAAATATCGTAATGGATCTAGGCCTTAGCAAAATTCATCCTGAAATTTTAAAACTCATCGGTAAGCTTAAATTTCGCGCCAGCTACGGACAGAACGCCCTTGCGCATAGCCTTGAGGTCGCACATCTCGCGGGCATCATCGCCGCAGAAACGGGCGGAGATCAAAAGCTAGCCAAGCGAGCGGGCCTACTTCACGATATCGGCAAGGCGCTAACTCACGAATACGAGGGTTCGCACGTGGATCTGGGCGCCGAGGTTTGCCGCCGCTACAAAGAGCATCCGGTGGTGATAAACGCTATCTACGCCCACCACGGCCACGAGGAGGCTACCAGCGTAGAAAGCGCCGCAGTCTGTGCCGCGGACGCGCTAAGCGCCGCGCGCCCGGGCGCTAGACGAGAGGTGCTAGAGAGCTATCTAAAGCGCGTTAGCGACATCGAAGCGATTGCGATGAGTAAAACGGGCGTCAAACAAGCCTATGCGATCAACGCAGGCCGCGAGATCCGCGTCATAGCAAACGCTAAGCTTATGAACGACGATGAGGCGGTTTTGGTCGCTAAAGAGATCGCCTCGGAGATCCAAGATAAGGTCCAATTCCCGGGCGAGATCAAGGTTAACGTCATACGCGAGCTTCGCGCGGTCGAGATAGCCAAATAA
- a CDS encoding DedA family protein, translated as MESMFANLHTWGYLILFLYSLGGGFLALAAAGVLSSAGELNIVLCIVIACISNFIGDSGLFLVSRYNKKEIMPYLRKQRRNLALAQILFRKYGDRIILIKKFIYGLKTLVPIAIGITKYSFLKFSLINAVSSLIWALVVGLLSYYAGDFVRELYAHVKDAPWIAPLALGAIVAAIVLYFRFATRKRG; from the coding sequence ATGGAATCGATGTTTGCAAACCTCCATACGTGGGGGTATTTGATACTGTTTTTGTATTCTCTGGGCGGAGGATTTTTGGCGCTTGCGGCAGCGGGCGTGCTAAGCTCGGCCGGCGAGCTCAATATCGTCTTATGCATCGTAATCGCCTGCATATCGAACTTTATAGGCGATTCGGGGCTATTTTTAGTAAGCCGCTACAATAAAAAAGAGATCATGCCCTATCTGCGCAAACAGCGCCGCAACCTCGCTCTGGCGCAGATTTTGTTTCGTAAATACGGCGACCGCATAATTTTAATCAAAAAATTTATCTATGGCCTCAAAACCCTCGTGCCGATCGCGATCGGCATTACAAAATATTCGTTTTTAAAATTTAGCCTCATCAATGCCGTAAGCTCGCTCATTTGGGCGCTTGTGGTGGGGCTACTGAGCTACTACGCGGGCGATTTCGTGCGTGAGCTCTATGCGCATGTCAAGGACGCGCCGTGGATTGCTCCGCTGGCTTTAGGCGCGATAGTAGCGGCGATCGTGCTCTATTTTCGCTTCGCGACCCGCAAAAGAGGCTAG